Proteins encoded within one genomic window of Chitinophaga parva:
- the yidC gene encoding membrane protein insertase YidC — translation MDRNSVIGFVLIGVLLVAYMGITSRQEAAAKLEKQRKDSIALANMPKAATPLKDSAHGTSITLDSAALAGQFGSFAAAAAGTEQTTVLENEVVKITFTNKGGDAQTVQLKNFKTYDGGPLMLQDGSTNRIALQLPVAGKTLNTSDLYFTPTLSEANGVKTLIYHLPTSNPGQYLEYIYTLQPNSYLVDYTVRAVGLENLLAPGTNTLTLQWNAQANKQEQDMQNERANNQVHYETEGGKHDYFTLSRTSHEQLDKPLKWVSFKQQFFNVSLIAKDKNNFAGGDFNPQVQESGNIVGISYATLALPYNHTHDFRFPMEIYYGPNHYKTLKSFDIGLENIIPLGSGIFFWVKYVNKWIIIPVFNFLSGSIHNYGVIIILLTVFIRLLISPFTYQSYVSQAKMKVLKPELDELRARFGDDQQAFGVEQMKLFKSAGVSPLGGCLPALLQLPILVAMYSFFPSSIELRQQSFLWAKDLSTYDSILNFSFNIPFYGNHVSLFTLLMTATSLILAFYNRGMADQSNPVMKYMPFVFPIMLLGIFNKLAAALTFYYFLSNTISIILQWVLQNLVIDHAKIHAQIQENKKKPASKSKWAERLEEMQKKQQDMQKGRK, via the coding sequence ATGGATAGAAATTCGGTCATCGGCTTTGTGCTGATCGGTGTATTACTGGTTGCCTACATGGGCATTACCAGCCGCCAGGAAGCTGCTGCCAAACTTGAAAAGCAGCGCAAAGATTCGATTGCGCTGGCCAACATGCCCAAAGCCGCCACCCCGCTGAAGGATAGCGCGCACGGCACTAGCATTACCCTGGATTCTGCGGCCCTGGCCGGCCAGTTCGGCTCCTTTGCCGCCGCGGCTGCCGGTACCGAGCAGACCACCGTCCTGGAAAACGAAGTGGTGAAGATCACTTTTACCAACAAAGGGGGCGATGCCCAGACTGTGCAACTGAAAAACTTTAAAACGTATGATGGTGGCCCCCTCATGCTGCAGGATGGTTCTACAAACCGCATTGCCCTGCAGCTCCCGGTAGCCGGCAAGACCCTCAATACTTCCGACCTGTATTTTACCCCCACCCTCAGCGAGGCAAACGGCGTAAAAACCCTTATTTACCACCTGCCCACCTCCAATCCCGGGCAGTACCTGGAGTATATCTACACCCTGCAGCCCAACAGCTACCTGGTGGATTATACCGTACGCGCCGTAGGACTGGAAAACCTGCTGGCCCCGGGTACCAACACCCTTACCCTCCAGTGGAATGCCCAGGCTAACAAGCAGGAGCAGGACATGCAGAACGAGCGGGCCAACAACCAGGTGCACTACGAAACAGAAGGTGGTAAGCACGATTATTTTACCCTGAGCCGCACCAGCCATGAGCAGCTGGACAAGCCGCTGAAATGGGTGAGCTTCAAGCAGCAGTTCTTCAACGTGTCCCTGATCGCGAAAGACAAGAACAACTTTGCCGGCGGTGACTTTAACCCGCAGGTACAGGAAAGCGGCAACATTGTGGGGATCTCCTATGCTACCCTGGCGCTGCCTTACAACCATACCCACGATTTCCGGTTCCCGATGGAGATCTATTATGGGCCTAACCACTACAAAACCCTCAAATCCTTTGATATAGGGCTGGAAAACATCATTCCCCTGGGCTCCGGTATCTTCTTCTGGGTGAAATACGTGAACAAGTGGATCATCATCCCCGTGTTTAACTTCCTCAGCGGATCTATCCACAACTACGGGGTGATCATTATCCTGCTTACCGTGTTTATCCGCCTGCTCATTTCCCCCTTCACTTACCAGAGCTATGTAAGCCAGGCCAAGATGAAGGTGCTGAAACCCGAGCTGGATGAGTTGCGTGCCCGTTTTGGCGATGACCAGCAAGCCTTTGGTGTGGAACAGATGAAGCTCTTCAAAAGTGCCGGCGTAAGCCCCCTGGGTGGTTGCTTACCCGCCTTGCTGCAGCTGCCCATCCTGGTGGCCATGTACAGCTTCTTCCCATCGTCTATTGAGCTGCGCCAGCAAAGCTTCCTGTGGGCCAAGGACCTGAGCACTTACGACTCTATCCTGAACTTCAGCTTCAACATTCCTTTCTACGGCAACCACGTGAGCCTCTTTACCCTGCTCATGACCGCCACCAGCCTTATACTGGCCTTCTACAACCGTGGTATGGCCGACCAGAGCAACCCGGTAATGAAGTACATGCCCTTCGTATTCCCGATCATGCTGCTGGGTATCTTTAACAAGCTGGCCGCGGCGCTGACCTTCTACTATTTCCTGTCAAACACCATCAGCATCATCCTGCAATGGGTGCTGCAAAACCTGGTGATCGATCATGCTAAGATCCACGCGCAGATCCAGGAAAATAAAAAGAAGCCTGCCTCCAAATCCAAGTGGGCAGAGCGTTTGGAAGAAATGCAAAAGAAACAGCAAGACATGCAGAAAGGAAGGAAATAA
- a CDS encoding penicillin-binding protein 1A encodes MKRSVKILWITVFSGIGAFVLLLLLFNFRIIGSIPALEDLENPQASLASEVIADDGTILGKYYMVDRSNSDYKDISPNVINALIATEDRRFYDHSGIDPWGTAAIPFYLAIGKKRGSSTITQQLALNLQLDQSGNTRSKSIWTRSFQKLQEWIMAVKLERNFTKQEIITLYLNTVAFGDNVYGIENGARTFFSKDAAHLSVAEAATLVGMLKGNTLYNPRRNPVSSLNRRNTVIDNMVKAGFITPAQGDQEKSAPIALHYNKIDHNNGMAPYFREVLRDEIKDWAKNNKKNDGSPYNIYRDGLKIYTTINPRMQLYAEEAVAQHLKDLQKSLFAQGNIKSGKVWDKRGNDLDRFMKESDRYKNMPDDATDEDIKKSFNTPTKMKVFAWRSSTDPSLNEIDTVMTPMDSIRLMREYLQTGFMAMDPESGEVKAWVGGPDFRYFKNDHVKNTRRQVGSTFKPFLYTFAIMNGMSPNTMLPNEPITIGNWTLNHNAEGGVGGNITMAGALAQSLNLVSAYLIKQLTPQAVADFANNKIGFGGKVPPYPSIALGTPELSLFEMLQAYTMFPGRGVITKPIYITRIEDRNGNILETFAPEKREVISETEAYTMVKMMEGVVAPGGTAARARFRYNLKGEMAGKTGTTNDNTDGWFLGYTPQLLAGAWVGCENNYIHFATTAMGQGANTGLPIWAYFMQKVYADKSLKMDDGSTFPMPPGMHTDLNLNVESNVPADAEGNDQGNGTTEEYLDVSGYGEATQQPAPKQEDKKPEDKKPATPPTTPAPKAVMPGKKDQ; translated from the coding sequence ATGAAACGTTCGGTGAAAATATTGTGGATCACAGTATTCAGTGGCATCGGGGCTTTTGTGCTTCTTTTGCTCCTGTTTAATTTCAGGATCATCGGCAGCATCCCGGCCCTGGAAGACCTTGAAAATCCGCAAGCCTCCCTCGCCTCTGAAGTGATTGCCGACGACGGCACCATTCTCGGTAAATACTACATGGTAGACCGTTCCAACAGTGATTACAAGGACATTTCTCCTAATGTGATCAATGCCCTCATTGCCACGGAAGACCGTCGCTTTTACGACCACTCCGGCATTGACCCGTGGGGCACGGCCGCCATCCCGTTTTACCTGGCCATCGGTAAGAAACGCGGATCCAGCACCATCACCCAGCAGCTGGCCCTGAACCTCCAGCTGGACCAATCCGGCAACACGCGCTCCAAGAGCATCTGGACCCGCTCTTTCCAGAAACTGCAGGAGTGGATCATGGCCGTGAAACTGGAACGCAACTTTACCAAGCAGGAGATCATCACCCTTTACCTGAACACCGTAGCTTTTGGCGATAACGTATATGGCATTGAGAACGGCGCCCGCACCTTTTTCAGCAAGGATGCCGCCCACCTCTCCGTGGCCGAAGCAGCTACCCTGGTGGGCATGCTGAAAGGCAATACCCTCTACAATCCCCGCCGCAACCCGGTGTCATCCCTCAACCGCCGCAACACGGTGATTGACAACATGGTAAAAGCCGGCTTCATTACCCCGGCCCAGGGCGACCAGGAAAAATCGGCCCCCATTGCCCTGCACTACAATAAAATTGATCACAACAACGGTATGGCCCCCTATTTCAGGGAAGTGCTGCGCGATGAGATCAAGGACTGGGCAAAGAATAACAAGAAGAACGATGGCAGCCCCTATAACATTTACCGCGACGGCCTGAAGATCTATACCACCATCAATCCCCGCATGCAGCTGTACGCGGAAGAAGCGGTGGCACAGCACCTGAAAGACCTGCAGAAGTCACTGTTTGCACAGGGCAATATCAAATCCGGTAAAGTGTGGGACAAACGGGGTAATGACCTGGACCGGTTCATGAAAGAATCTGACCGCTACAAGAACATGCCGGACGATGCCACGGATGAAGACATTAAAAAGTCTTTCAACACCCCCACCAAGATGAAGGTGTTTGCCTGGAGAAGCTCCACAGACCCCAGTCTGAACGAGATAGATACGGTGATGACGCCCATGGACTCCATCCGCCTTATGCGGGAGTACCTGCAAACGGGTTTCATGGCCATGGACCCCGAAAGCGGGGAAGTGAAAGCCTGGGTGGGCGGCCCGGATTTCCGCTACTTCAAGAACGATCACGTGAAGAATACCCGCCGCCAGGTGGGCTCCACGTTCAAACCGTTCCTGTACACCTTTGCTATCATGAACGGCATGTCGCCCAATACGATGCTGCCCAATGAGCCCATTACCATTGGCAACTGGACCCTGAACCATAACGCAGAAGGCGGCGTGGGCGGCAACATTACCATGGCCGGCGCACTGGCGCAATCACTCAACCTGGTGTCTGCTTACCTCATCAAACAGCTTACGCCCCAGGCAGTGGCAGACTTTGCGAACAACAAGATCGGCTTTGGTGGCAAAGTGCCTCCCTATCCTTCCATTGCGCTGGGTACACCGGAACTGTCGCTGTTTGAAATGCTGCAGGCCTACACTATGTTCCCCGGCCGCGGCGTGATCACGAAACCGATCTATATTACCCGCATTGAAGACCGTAACGGTAACATCCTGGAAACCTTTGCACCGGAAAAACGCGAGGTGATCAGCGAAACCGAAGCCTACACCATGGTGAAAATGATGGAAGGCGTGGTAGCTCCCGGCGGTACCGCCGCCCGCGCCCGTTTCCGCTATAACCTGAAAGGTGAAATGGCCGGCAAAACCGGTACCACCAACGATAATACCGATGGCTGGTTCCTGGGCTACACGCCCCAGTTGCTGGCAGGTGCCTGGGTAGGTTGCGAAAACAACTACATCCACTTTGCCACCACGGCCATGGGCCAGGGCGCCAATACCGGCCTGCCCATCTGGGCCTATTTCATGCAAAAGGTGTATGCAGATAAATCCCTGAAAATGGACGATGGTTCCACGTTCCCCATGCCCCCCGGCATGCATACGGACCTGAACCTGAACGTGGAAAGCAACGTGCCCGCTGATGCGGAAGGGAACGACCAGGGGAACGGCACCACCGAAGAATACCTGGACGTAAGTGGCTACGGGGAGGCTACCCAGCAGCCCGCGCCCAAACAGGAAGACAAAAAGCCGGAAGATAAAAAACCCGCCACGCCGCCCACCACGCCGGCTCCCAAGGCGGTAATGCCTGGAAAAAAAGACCAGTAA